One Stenotrophomonas maltophilia R551-3 genomic window, ACCCAAAAGCAACGCCTGCAGATGGGAGTGCTCGATCGCAGGCTGGTCGCATGCCACGACCATCACGGCGGCCACTGCGGGCAGCAGGTGTGTGCCTGCAACCTGCAGGCTGCTGGCCAGGCCGCTTTCCCAGTGGTGGTTGGTTACCGGGGTGGCATCCAGCCCGGCAATGCTGGATGTCACGTCCTGTGCGTTCCCGCCCACCACCACCAGCACCTGCGAAGGCGCGAGCTCCAAGGCCAACCGCACTACGCGATGTACAAGGGTCTCGCCCTGCCGGGTCAGCAGCTGCTTGGGCTGGCCAAGCCGGGTGCTGCCGCCCGCAGCAAGCACCACGACCGCATGCGCGGACGTCACCTGCCGGCCGTGCTGCGCCATTGCTGCAGCTGTGCGGCGATGCTGAGCGCGATCGCCTCTGGCCCCCGCCCTCCGATGTTGAGGCCGACCGGTGATCGAAGTCTCGGGGACAGGCGGTGGCGCTGATCCGGTGTCAGCAGCTTGAACAGATCCTCACGCCTTCGCCGCGGACCCAGAAGTCCAATAAAGGCAACCTCGGTATCGGCCAGGGCCACCAGTGCCTCGCGGTCCAGCTCGAAGTCGTGGTGCATCACCAGCACCGCGTCGCACGGGTCGGCATGGAGGGCCTCGGCCGGGCTCGCCTGGAGCTGTGCATCCGCGCCCTGCCCCGCTGAGGACCAGCGCGCTCGTCGTTCGGCCACGCTGACCCGCCATCCCAGCCCCCGCAGCAACGGAACCAGGAAGGGCGTTTCTGGACCACCCCCCAACACCAGGGCCCGCGGAAGCCGGGGCAACGGCAAACGCCACGCTGCTTCTCCAAAGGGCTGCGTGCCGTCCATCGGATTCAGCTGCCATGCCTGCTCGCGATGGCCGGCGCGGAAGACGATCTGCCCCGACGTGCGAAGGTCGCGCTGGAGTGACACCCCCTCGCGGAGCCATGCCTCAATCACGGCGTCGATGCCGGTCATGGCACGCAATGGCAGCAGCGCAATCCGAAGCCGGCCGCGGCACCCGAGTGCGGACCCACTCAGCAGGTCGTCGTCACTGCGGGTGTCGATCTCGATCCAGTCGACCTGCCCTGCCGCGCTCACCTGCTCCGCGCGGCGCGCGAGCTCGGGCTCCAGGCATCCGCCGCTGAGCCAGCCGACCTGGCTGCCGTTGCAGAACAGCACCATGTCGCCGGCACCGGCGTAGGTGGAGCCATCGGTTTCCAGCACCAGCGCGAGCACGGCGTGCTCCCCCGCGCGCACGCGCGTCAAGGCAGCTTCGAGCACGCCGCGCGGGCTGCCTTCGGTGAGGAAGCCCGGCGCTGCCGACAGGAGCACGGCAGGATCCCCGGGCTCCACTCCCGCTGCCGCAGAGGCCTCCAGGACGGGTGAGGCCACGGGTCGGTCCATGCGCAACGGTCAGCCTACGTCTGGCAAGCCGGGCAACAGCTTGTCCACGGTGATGGGATAGTTGCGCACGCGCACACCGGTTGCGTTGTAGACAGCATTGGCGATCGCGGCCCCGACCCCACAGATGCCCAGCTCACCGACACCCTTGGCTTTCATCGGCGAGATCACCGGATCCAGTGTGTCGAGGAAGACCACTTCCTGGTGCGGAATGTCGGCGTGCACGGGAACCTCGTAGCCCGCAAGGTCGTGGTTGACGAACAAACCAAGCCGTTTGTCGACCACCAGCTCCTCCATCAGGGTGGCGCCCGCACCCATCACCATCCCGCCGATGACCTGGCTGCGTGCGGACAGCGGGTTGAGGATCCGGCCGCCATCGCATACGGCAAGCATCCTGCGGATGCGCGTCTCTCCCGTGTAGGCATGCACGGCGACCTCGCAGAAATGCGCTGCATAGGTGCCGACGTCGTAGCCCTGCTTGAAGTTGCCGAAGGCAATGCCGTCCTCTGCCGAAAGTGTGCCCGCTTCGGCCAGGTTGATGGTCCGCCCACCCGCCTGGATACGGCCATTGGCGAAGTCTGCGGTATCGCCGTCGAACCCGAGCTTCTCGCCCACCTTGCGGCGCAGGCTGACGCACGCCGCGTACACGCCTGCGGTGGAGCTTGCCGCGCCCCACTGGCCACCGGAGCCGGCGGAGGCGGGATGGCGGGAGTCGCCAAGCGTCACCTGGACCCGGTCCAGCGGCACGCCCATGGTCTCGGCCGCCGTCTGCGCGATGATCGTGTAGGAGCCGGTGCCGATGTCGGTCATGTCGGTTTCCACGATCACCCCACCCTGGCCGTCAAGACGAACCCGTGCCGCCGACTTCATCGTCGGTGCGCCGCGATAGCCCGCGGACACGCCCATGCCCACCAGCCAGTGCCCTTCCCTTACCTGCGCCGGCCCGGCGTTGTGCTTGTTCCAGTTGAAGCGTTCCGCGCCCTCGCGCAGGCAGCGCACCAAGTTGCGGTCGGAGAACTTCTTGCTCGGATCGCCGGGCACGACCTCGGGCTCGTTGAGGATGCGGAATGCGATCGGGTCGAGGCCCAGTTTCTCGGCCATTTCGTCCATCGCCACTTCCAGCGCCATGTGGCCCGGCGCTTCGCCCGGCGCGCGCATCGCATTGCCTTCGGGCATGTCGAGCGTGGCGATGTAGTTGGCCACCAGGCGGTTGGCGCCTGCATAGAGCTTGGGCGTCTGCAGGGTGCCGTTCTCGCCGTCCTCGCCGTTGATGTTGCCCGACCAGTTCTCATGGGCGATGGCGGAGATCCTGCCGTCCTTCGCGCAACCGATCCGGACGCGTTGGATGGTCGCGTGCCGGTGCGTGGTGTTGTTGGGCATCAACGGGCGTTGCAGCGCGATCTTCACCGGCCGCCCGACCTGCCTGGCGGCCAGTGCGGCCAGCACTGCATCGGCGCGGATGAACAGCTTGCCGCCGAAGCCGCCGCCGATATAGGGCGAGTCCACGCGCACCTTGCCAGCATCGATACCGAGGATCGCGGCCATGCCCTGCTTGGCCCAGTCGATCATCTGGTTCGAGGTCCACAGGGTGAGCTTGTCGCCTTCCCATGCGGCGATGGTGGCGTGCGGCTCCATCATCGAATGACTTTCGTCGGCTGTGTGGTAGGTTTCGTCGAGCTTGACCGCGGCGCCCGCGTAGGCGCTGTCGAAATCGCCGAGCGTCTGCCGGTCGGGCTTGCCACCGCGCCCCTTTGCCAGCGGCGCGGACGGCGCGAGCGCTGGGAAATCGAAGCGCCCCTTGCCGCGCTCGTAACGGGTGCGGATCAACGCCGCAGCGGCGCGGGCCTGCTCGAAGGTCTCTGCTACCACGCAGGCAATGGCCTGGTGGTAATGGGCGACCTCGGGCCCGCCGAACAATGGCGCATTGTTCCAGTTGGATGTGCCGACCGGTTTGGTCTCCGGTGCGGTGATCACCGCCAGTACGCCGGGGGCGGCACGTGCACGGGAGGCATCCATCGAGATGATGCGCCCCTTGCCGATGCCCGCGCCGACGATGTAGCCGTAGACCTGATTCGGCGCCACGTCATGGCGCTCGTAGGCATAGGGGGCGGTGCCGGTGGTCTTGCGTGGGCCGTCGATGCGCGGCGTCGACTTGCCGACGACCTTGGCCTTGTCGAACAGGTTGTCGCCGGCGGGGGCGTTGAATTCGAGGGGCATCAGCGCTCTCCTTCGGCCAGGACGGCTGCGAGCGTGCGCTCGGCGAGCGCGATCTTGAACGCGTTCTCCTGCGTTGGACGGGCACCGGCGAACACCTGTCGTGTCGCGGCCTTGACGCTGTCGCGCAGCAGGGGTTCGGCTGCTTCGATGCGCCACGGCTTCGGCGCGACCCCGCCGAACGCGAACCGCGCCGAGCCGTCACGCTGCACGACCGCGGCGACCGACACCAGCGCGAACGCATAGGACGCGCGGTCACGTACCTTGTGGTACACGTGCCGGCCGCCCAGCGGTTCCGGCAGCGTGACGTGGGTGATCAGCTCACCGCGCTGCAGCACGTTGTCCTGCTGTGGCGTGTCGCCCGGGGAACGATGGAAGTCGGCAATCGGAATGCTGCGCGTGCTGCCATCGCCCTTGACGGTCTGGATCGTGGCGTCCAGCACGCGCAGCGCCACCGCCATGTCACCCGGATAGGTCGCGATGCAGCTGTCCGAGGTGCCGATCACGCCCATCTGCCGGGAGAACCCTTCGAGCGCGCCGCAGCCTGATCCGGGCAGGCGCTTGTTGCAGGGCAGATGGGGGTCGTAGAAGTACGGGCAGCGGGTGCGCTGAAGCAGGTTGCCGCCGGTGGTGGCTTTGTTGCGCAGCTGCC contains:
- a CDS encoding FAD binding domain-containing protein, translated to MKVFSYERAKSPAEAAKAVAGTEGAKFLAGGTNLLDLMKLEVETPAHLVDVQDIGLDRIEPTDDGGLRIGTLVTNTALASHERVRRDYGVLTRAIVAGASGQLRNKATTGGNLLQRTRCPYFYDPHLPCNKRLPGSGCGALEGFSRQMGVIGTSDSCIATYPGDMAVALRVLDATIQTVKGDGSTRSIPIADFHRSPGDTPQQDNVLQRGELITHVTLPEPLGGRHVYHKVRDRASYAFALVSVAAVVQRDGSARFAFGGVAPKPWRIEAAEPLLRDSVKAATRQVFAGARPTQENAFKIALAERTLAAVLAEGER
- the paoC gene encoding aldehyde oxidoreductase molybdenum-binding subunit PaoC, with the protein product MPLEFNAPAGDNLFDKAKVVGKSTPRIDGPRKTTGTAPYAYERHDVAPNQVYGYIVGAGIGKGRIISMDASRARAAPGVLAVITAPETKPVGTSNWNNAPLFGGPEVAHYHQAIACVVAETFEQARAAAALIRTRYERGKGRFDFPALAPSAPLAKGRGGKPDRQTLGDFDSAYAGAAVKLDETYHTADESHSMMEPHATIAAWEGDKLTLWTSNQMIDWAKQGMAAILGIDAGKVRVDSPYIGGGFGGKLFIRADAVLAALAARQVGRPVKIALQRPLMPNNTTHRHATIQRVRIGCAKDGRISAIAHENWSGNINGEDGENGTLQTPKLYAGANRLVANYIATLDMPEGNAMRAPGEAPGHMALEVAMDEMAEKLGLDPIAFRILNEPEVVPGDPSKKFSDRNLVRCLREGAERFNWNKHNAGPAQVREGHWLVGMGVSAGYRGAPTMKSAARVRLDGQGGVIVETDMTDIGTGSYTIIAQTAAETMGVPLDRVQVTLGDSRHPASAGSGGQWGAASSTAGVYAACVSLRRKVGEKLGFDGDTADFANGRIQAGGRTINLAEAGTLSAEDGIAFGNFKQGYDVGTYAAHFCEVAVHAYTGETRIRRMLAVCDGGRILNPLSARSQVIGGMVMGAGATLMEELVVDKRLGLFVNHDLAGYEVPVHADIPHQEVVFLDTLDPVISPMKAKGVGELGICGVGAAIANAVYNATGVRVRNYPITVDKLLPGLPDVG
- a CDS encoding XdhC family protein, with the translated sequence MDRPVASPVLEASAAAGVEPGDPAVLLSAAPGFLTEGSPRGVLEAALTRVRAGEHAVLALVLETDGSTYAGAGDMVLFCNGSQVGWLSGGCLEPELARRAEQVSAAGQVDWIEIDTRSDDDLLSGSALGCRGRLRIALLPLRAMTGIDAVIEAWLREGVSLQRDLRTSGQIVFRAGHREQAWQLNPMDGTQPFGEAAWRLPLPRLPRALVLGGGPETPFLVPLLRGLGWRVSVAERRARWSSAGQGADAQLQASPAEALHADPCDAVLVMHHDFELDREALVALADTEVAFIGLLGPRRRREDLFKLLTPDQRHRLSPRLRSPVGLNIGGRGPEAIALSIAAQLQQWRSTAGR
- a CDS encoding nucleotidyltransferase family protein, whose protein sequence is MAQHGRQVTSAHAVVVLAAGGSTRLGQPKQLLTRQGETLVHRVVRLALELAPSQVLVVVGGNAQDVTSSIAGLDATPVTNHHWESGLASSLQVAGTHLLPAVAAVMVVACDQPAIEHSHLQALLLGARASASGCAGSRHGNVLGVPAVVPRAWFNQVGASGDHGFGARLRQLPIDAVHALQAPELGLDIDTPEDLARARLAGWIDAGG